The following coding sequences are from one Rutidosis leptorrhynchoides isolate AG116_Rl617_1_P2 chromosome 11, CSIRO_AGI_Rlap_v1, whole genome shotgun sequence window:
- the LOC139874721 gene encoding uncharacterized protein, which yields MGHLGSKVSKGVKRYWRRRSYQHLAASTNEVGSKTKRYSWRIRVPSKLKIKLRFKLKFNPKKLLTRFHSAYVSMMMKVANSPALSGGGLVGFGGDGTSQFGMTPMKEYDEKLVIQLYNSLVIKQEQLAALKVEQGPHITFSG from the coding sequence ATGGGACATTTGGGGAGCAAAGTGTCTAAAGGGGTGAAAAGATACTGGCGTCGAAGAAGCTACCAGCATCTCGCCGCCAGTACAAACGAAGTAGGATCAAAGACAAAACGATACTCATGGAGAATAAGGGTACCATCCAAGTTGAAAATTAAGCTTAGGTTTAAACTTAAGTTTAATCCTAAGAAGTTGCTTACTAGATTTCACAGTGCGTATGTGAGTATGATGATGAAGGTGGCCAATTCGCCTGCGCTAAGTGGAGGAGGATTAGTCGGTTTTGGAGGTGACGGTACTAGTCAATTTGGGATGACACCCATGAAAGAATATGATGAGAAATTGGTAATTCAGTTGTATAATTCATTGGTGATTAAACAGGAACAATTAGCAGCACTCAAAGTCGAGCAGGGTCCCCATATCACTTTTTCCGGGTAG